In Phyllopteryx taeniolatus isolate TA_2022b chromosome 22, UOR_Ptae_1.2, whole genome shotgun sequence, one DNA window encodes the following:
- the washc3 gene encoding WASH complex subunit 3 isoform X2, whose product MDEDGLPIVGSGVDLTKVPGIQQRRIVAFLNQFIVHTVRFLNNFSTVCEEQIETTLCILEAKLSSIPGLEDVTVDAVERPQSVRTNGTGAPAPSQTDDPPAVTLPSLEPPHSPPDDTTTPKAEEANVMTVAKDPRYARYLKMVHVGVPVMAIRNKMSMEGLDPDLLDKPNTTVPDAGGKNGEADDMDASDSESSFSD is encoded by the exons ATGGACGAGGACGGACTTCCGATTGTGGGCTCTGGAGTCGATCTCACGAAG GTCCCTGGCATTCAGCAGAGAAGAATTGTTGCTTTTCTCAACCAGTTCATCGTCCACACGGTTCGCTTCCTCAACAACTTTTCCACAGTGTGTGAAGAG CAGATCGAGACCACGCTGTGTATCCTGGAAGCCAAG CTGTCCTCCATCCCCGGACTGGAGGACGTCACGGTAGACGCAGTCGAACGTCCCCAAAGCGTTCGGACCAACGGGACCGGCGCTCCTGCTCCAAGTCAGACAGACGATCCACCGGCTGTGACGCTTCCCTCTCTGGAG CCTCCTCACAGTCCTCCAGACGACACGACGACGCCCAAAGCGGAGGAGGCGAATGTCATGACGGTGGCCAAGGATCCGCGCTATGCCAGATATCTGAAGATGGTTCATGTG gGCGTTCCCGTCATGGCCATCCGGAATAAAATGAGCATGGAAGGTTTGGACCCGGACTTGCTCGA CAAACCGAACACCACCGTGCCAGACGCGGGAGGAAAAAACGGCGAGGCCGACGACATGGACGCTTCGGACAGCGAATCGTCCTTCAGCGACTGA
- the washc3 gene encoding WASH complex subunit 3 isoform X1 produces MDEDGLPIVGSGVDLTKVPGIQQRRIVAFLNQFIVHTVRFLNNFSTVCEEKLANISLRIQQIETTLCILEAKLSSIPGLEDVTVDAVERPQSVRTNGTGAPAPSQTDDPPAVTLPSLEPPHSPPDDTTTPKAEEANVMTVAKDPRYARYLKMVHVGVPVMAIRNKMSMEGLDPDLLDKPNTTVPDAGGKNGEADDMDASDSESSFSD; encoded by the exons ATGGACGAGGACGGACTTCCGATTGTGGGCTCTGGAGTCGATCTCACGAAG GTCCCTGGCATTCAGCAGAGAAGAATTGTTGCTTTTCTCAACCAGTTCATCGTCCACACGGTTCGCTTCCTCAACAACTTTTCCACAGTGTGTGAAGAG AAACTTGCCAACATATCCCTCCGCATCCAGCAGATCGAGACCACGCTGTGTATCCTGGAAGCCAAG CTGTCCTCCATCCCCGGACTGGAGGACGTCACGGTAGACGCAGTCGAACGTCCCCAAAGCGTTCGGACCAACGGGACCGGCGCTCCTGCTCCAAGTCAGACAGACGATCCACCGGCTGTGACGCTTCCCTCTCTGGAG CCTCCTCACAGTCCTCCAGACGACACGACGACGCCCAAAGCGGAGGAGGCGAATGTCATGACGGTGGCCAAGGATCCGCGCTATGCCAGATATCTGAAGATGGTTCATGTG gGCGTTCCCGTCATGGCCATCCGGAATAAAATGAGCATGGAAGGTTTGGACCCGGACTTGCTCGA CAAACCGAACACCACCGTGCCAGACGCGGGAGGAAAAAACGGCGAGGCCGACGACATGGACGCTTCGGACAGCGAATCGTCCTTCAGCGACTGA
- the LOC133471749 gene encoding differentially expressed in FDCP 6-like: protein MRRGVRVSPACPTFPGPRHICGTCKRAELRAPARRRGGEKKNMDFKSELLKSIWYAFTSLDVEKCGKVSKSQLKVLSHNLYTVLNIPHDPVALEEHFQDDDDGPVSNHGYMPYLNKYILDKVKESMFDKERFDDLCWMMTMKKNRKGPPPEGALLSERNCFKLFCLFNLLSEDHYPLVMIPEEVEYLLKKLCSAMSQEWDGKPLEELLSQNAALHEECLSVWSFLEHMDAGRLLRVTSVEAFSLALHEVFLEMYHNVLKRGYMWKKGHVRRNWTERWFVLKPSSMAYYVGEDLKDKRGEIHLDKTCVIEPIPDREGKRCLFCVKTHNKTYEMSASDQRQKVEWMQAVQTALRLQSEAKLSLHRELKAKRRVQREHSQRERSCSTRSSCSSQSEDSSTLEAERTDKDRQDLEIESIIQHAREMETRRREVEEREKRKQMEVQMELERQLEEAQMMRESMRAEMQERAKEAERQRQRIQELEVTQRKMEAALNMEIQARMEEEKARQELERLLEAEEEKKRQFQLLEEQQQRVLRSYSPDEDGDAPDMDHDRSHDIDLHAPDALHSASQELQDLQASRQRSHQHLEEVQEKLRNASQHVRHWNVQLNRLMKPISPGERLARLPSKHSCPKKEGALASNEFISRFKIQGAHNSHAPEEYRDTLEERMEAANLSDDSDNASETSNGTI from the exons ATGAGACGTGGTG TCCGCGTGAGTCCTGCCTGCCCCACATTCCCCGGCCCCCGCCACATCTGCGGCACATGTAAGCGAGCTGAGCTGCGCGCGCCGGccaggaggagggggggggaaaaaaaaaacatggacttCAAATCGGAGCTGCTCAAGTCCATCTGGTACGCCTTCACCTCGCTGGATGTGGAGAAGTGCGGAAAAGTGTCCAAATCTCAGCTGAAG gtGCTTTCTCACAACCTGTACACGGTGCTGAACATTCCGCACGACCCCGTGGCCTTGGAGGAGCACTTCCAGGACGACGATGACGGGCCCGTGTCCAATCACGGCTACATGCCCTACCTCAATAAATACATCCTGGATAAG GTGAAAGAGAGCATGTTCGACAAGGAGAGGTTTGACGACCTGTGCTGGATGATGACCATGAAGAAGAACCGAAAGGGGCCGCCGCCAGAGGGGGCGCTGCTGTCTGAGAGGaactgcttcaagctgttctgCCTCTTCAACTTGCTCTCCGAGGACCACTACCCGCTGGTCATGATCCCGGAGGAG GTGGAGTATCTCCTGAAGAAACTGTGCAGCGCCATGAGTCAGGAGTGGGACGGCAAGCCCCTGGAGGAGCTGCTATCCCAGAACGCCGCGCTGCACGAGGAGTGCCTGTCCGTCTGGAGCTTCCTGGAGCACATGGACGCCGGACGCCTGCTACGGGTCACCAGCGTCGAGGCCTTCAGCCTGGCCTTGCACGAGGTCTTCCTGGAGATGTACCACAACGTCCTGAAGAGG GGCTACATGTGGAAAAAGGGGCACGTGCGGCGGAACTGGACCGAGCGCTGGTTCGTGCTCAAGCCGTCCTCCATGGCCTACTACGTCGGCGAGGACCTGAAAGACAAGCGAGGGGAGATCCACCTGGACAAGACTTGCGTCATCGAG CCCATTCCAGACCGAGAGGGAAAACGTTGTTTGTTCTGCGTAAAAACTCACAACAAAACCTATGAGATGAGCGCCTCGGACCAGAGACAGAAGGTGGAGTGGATGCAAG CCGTGCAGACAGCCCTGCGTCTGCAGAGCGAGGCCAAGCTGTCGTTGCACCGCGAGCTGAAGGCCAAGAGGCGGGTGCAGCGGGAGCACAGCCAACGGGAGCGCAGCTGCAGCACCcgcagcagctgcagcagccaATCGGAGGACTCCAGCACCCTGGAGGCGGAGCGCACCGACAAGGACCGGCAGGACCTGGAGATAGAGAGCATCATACAG CATGCGCGGGAAATGGAAACCCGGCGGCGGGAAGTGGAGGAGCGGGAGAAGAGGAAGCAGATGGAGGTGCAGATGGAGCTGGAGAGACAACTGGAAGAGGCACAAATG ATGAGGGAAAGTATGCGGGCGGAGATGCAGGAGCGGGCCAAAGAGGCCGAGCGGCAGCGCCAGAGAATACAAGAGCTGGAGGTCACACAACGCAAAATGGAGGCCGCACTCAACATGGAGATACAGGCACggatggaggaggagaaggccAGGCAGGAGCTGGAGAG GCTGCTGGAGGccgaggaggagaagaagcggCAGTTCCAGCtcctggaggagcagcagcagcgggtCCTGCGCAGCTACAGCCCCGATGAGGACGGCGACGCCCCCGACATGGACCACGACCGCAGCCACGACATAGACCTACACGCCCCCGACGCTCTTCACTCGGCCTCGCAGGAGCTTCAGGATCTGCAGGCGTCACGGCAGAGGAGCCACCAGCACCTGGAG GAAGTACAGGAGAAGCTGAGGAACGCCAGTCAACATGTCCGCCACTGGAACGTCCAACTGAACCGCCTCATGAAGCCCATCAGCCCTGGAG AACGTTTGGCGCGTCTCCCCTCCAAACACTCATGCCCCAAGAAGGAAGGCGCTCTGGCCAGCAACGAGTTCATCTCCAGGTTCAAGATCCAAGGCGCTCACAATAGCCATGCGCCCGAGGAGTaccgggacacgctggaggaGCGCATGGAGGCGGCCAACCTGTCGGACGACTCGGACAATGCGTCCGAAACGTCCAACGGGACAATATGA
- the LOC133471764 gene encoding tetraspanin-7-like, with protein MMSSPLRRECLSALPSPSRHAVDWNHEQLAVRRLSSPRSLNLLTPPPYPRRASAIPGYLLPPYQDQEDHRLLHQQRRRLSLPPEASRVPPAPPAVVAPAAPCHRPVGVMHLIRLGLVAFSCLFWAAGLALFTLGVWAQLSLADFMLLSANRYPNAPVILLTTGAAVTVWGFLGCLGVAANLPYVLRAYGFFQLTALVAGLAGGLCGLFYREDIAGGFRSGLQRAVAGYAEDEGRADALDSLQRALRCCGGEGWRDWLTSDWALQHTTFLPAENGTLRSLPDSCCMRRKGCRNRPLPSEDNDGVVAAGIHPSGCFRKVFSLVNDNVFHIAVTVLGLACTQIGGITLACLLANRLAPRQLPRVVAN; from the coding sequence ATGATGAGCTCTCCACTGCGTCGCGAGTGCCTCTCCGCCCTGCCGAGCCCCAGCAGGCATGCTGTGGACTGGAACCACGAGCAGCTAGCCGTCCGGAGACTGTCCTCCCCACGCAGCCTCAACCTCCTTACGCCGCCCCCGTACCCTCGACGCGCCTCCGCCATCCCCGGCTACCTGCTGCCCCCCTACCAGGACCAGGAGGACCACCGCCTCCTCCACCAGCAGCGTCGGCGTCTCTCCTTGCCCCCTGAGGCATCCCGGGTGCCCCCTGCACCTCCGGCTGTGGTCGCCCCCGCCGCTCCTTGCCACCGCCCAGTGGGAGTCATGCACCTCATCCGCCTGGGTCTTGTCGCCTTCAGCTGCCTCTTTTGGGCGGCCGGCTTGGCGCTCTTCACCCTGGGCGTGTGGGCGCAGCTTTCCCTGGCCGACTTCATGCTGCTGTCAGCCAACCGCTACCCCAACGCGCCCGTCATCCTGCTGACCACGGGGGCCGCCGTCACCGTCTGGGGCTTCCTGGGTTGTCTCGGGGTGGCGGCCAACCTCCCGTACGTGCTGAGGGCGTACGGCTTCTTTCAGCTGACCGCGCTCGTGGCGGGCTTGGCCGGTGGACTCTGCGGTCTATTCTACCGGGAGGACATCGCCGGCGGGTTTCGTAGCGGCCTTCAGCGAGCGGTGGCCGGCTACGCCGAGGACGAAGGCCGTGCCGACGCGCTAGATAGCCTACAGAGGGCGCTGCGGTGTTGCGGTGGTGAAGGATGGCGCGACTGGCTCACTTCGGACTGGGCCCTCCAGCACACGACCTTCCTGCCGGCCGAGAACGGCACCTTGAGGTCCTtgccggacagctgctgcatgCGGCGCAAAGGCTGCAGGAACAGGCCGCTGCCCTCGGAGGACAACGACGGAGTGGTCGCCGCGGGCATCCACCCCAGCGGATGCTTCCGGAAAGTCTTCAGCTTGGTCAACGACAACGTGTTCCACATTGCCGTCACTGTGCTGGGATTGGCCTGCACGCAAATCGGCGGCATCACTTTGGCGTGTCTGTTGGCTAACAGGCTAGCGCCGCGGCAACTGCCACGAGTTGTggcaaattaa